In one Rugosibacter aromaticivorans genomic region, the following are encoded:
- a CDS encoding glutathione binding-like protein, translating into MINVYSWPTPNGHKVHIMLEECGFKLGRDWQAHAINIGTGDQFTPEFLKISPNNKIPALVDPDGPDGKPIALFESGAILLYLAAKTGKFLPKGDRQKFEVLQWLMFQMGGVGPMLGQAHHFRMYAPEKIDYAVNRYTNEAKRLYGVMNQQLSRQRYIAGNTYSIADIAIFPWLRSWQNQGIDWADYPLLKAWFDKIEQRPAVKRGVAVLADLRKPLTDDKARDVLFGKSQYQKR; encoded by the coding sequence ATGATCAATGTGTATTCCTGGCCGACGCCCAATGGGCATAAGGTTCATATCATGCTGGAAGAATGTGGCTTCAAATTGGGGCGCGATTGGCAAGCGCATGCTATCAATATCGGGACGGGGGATCAGTTCACGCCAGAGTTTTTGAAGATTAGCCCGAACAACAAAATCCCGGCGCTGGTTGATCCGGACGGGCCGGATGGCAAGCCCATCGCCTTGTTTGAGTCGGGTGCCATCTTGCTTTATCTGGCCGCGAAAACAGGCAAGTTTTTGCCTAAAGGCGACCGCCAGAAATTCGAGGTTCTGCAATGGCTCATGTTTCAAATGGGCGGTGTGGGGCCGATGTTGGGGCAAGCCCATCACTTCCGTATGTATGCGCCAGAGAAAATTGACTACGCGGTGAATCGCTATACCAACGAGGCCAAGCGGCTGTATGGCGTGATGAACCAGCAGCTCTCGCGGCAGCGTTACATTGCCGGTAATACGTATTCGATTGCGGATATCGCGATTTTTCCCTGGCTGCGCAGCTGGCAAAACCAGGGCATTGATTGGGCAGACTATCCGTTGCTCAAAGCGTGGTTCGACAAGATCGAACAACGGCCTGCGGTAAAACGCGGCGTCGCGGTGTTGGCGGATTTACGCAAACCCTTAACGGATGATAAAGCACGCGATGTTCTGTTTGGCAAAAGCCAGTATCAAAAGCGCTAA
- the xerC gene encoding tyrosine recombinase XerC, whose protein sequence is MAGEMHPLAEQFLSELAIQRRASHHTLDAYRRDLFRLHQLALEVTPDITPDTLTTTQLRRGLMQLHAQNLAPRSIARTLSAWRSFYVWLTRRGAIAYNPAEPLKAPKRPRTLPKALGTDQMAALLNAEPGDDLEVRDAAMFELFYSSGLRLAELVSLDWPGGLDLTTGEVTVTGKRQKTRTVPVGGQAQTALLAWVAARPRYAPAEQTALFTGRNGTRLSPRQVEKRLERWAQQQGLGMQVHPHMLRHSFASHVLQSSGDLRAVQDMLGHASIAATQIYTHLDFQHLAKIYDAAHPRAKKV, encoded by the coding sequence ATGGCGGGCGAAATGCATCCCTTAGCTGAACAGTTTTTGTCTGAGCTGGCCATTCAACGGCGCGCCAGCCATCACACACTGGATGCGTACCGCCGGGATCTTTTTCGCCTCCACCAGCTAGCACTTGAAGTTACCCCAGACATCACGCCAGACACACTGACCACGACACAATTACGGCGTGGCCTGATGCAGTTGCACGCGCAGAATCTGGCCCCGCGCTCCATTGCGCGCACACTCTCGGCATGGCGCAGTTTTTACGTCTGGCTTACGCGACGCGGTGCGATTGCATACAACCCGGCAGAGCCGCTCAAAGCGCCCAAGCGCCCCCGCACCCTGCCTAAAGCGCTCGGCACGGACCAAATGGCCGCGCTGCTCAATGCCGAACCCGGCGACGACCTGGAAGTGCGTGATGCGGCGATGTTTGAGCTTTTTTATTCTTCCGGGCTACGCCTGGCAGAACTGGTCAGTTTGGATTGGCCGGGCGGACTTGATCTGACGACAGGCGAAGTCACCGTGACCGGCAAACGGCAAAAAACCCGCACCGTACCCGTCGGCGGCCAAGCACAAACGGCACTTCTCGCCTGGGTGGCAGCTCGCCCACGCTATGCACCGGCTGAACAAACGGCGCTGTTTACCGGCAGAAACGGCACCCGGTTATCACCCCGTCAAGTAGAAAAACGACTGGAGCGCTGGGCACAGCAGCAAGGACTCGGCATGCAGGTACACCCGCACATGTTGCGCCATTCATTTGCCTCGCATGTTTTGCAATCATCGGGCGATCTGCGCGCCGTGCAGGATATGCTGGGCCATGCCAGCATCGCCGCCACGCAGATTTACACCCACCTCGACTTTCAACATTTAGCAAAAATCTACGACGCCGCACATCCGCGCGCGAAAAAGGTCTGA
- a CDS encoding DUF484 family protein — MNTEMSAEAVARYLHDHPEFFDAYTDVLALMTLPDPHTGRAISITEKQLFTLRDKVRTLEAKLAELITFGNENDAISSKVHDLAVALIAAQDEATMVRVIYSHLGGAFSVPHVALRVWNMPSSLLDAVTDTTKIFAAGLKRPLCGPAAEQESVTWFGEAAAHLRSMAQVPLRDAHGACFGLLVMASEEAHRFYPALGTLYLERIGDMASAALQRVLGASPSAPSN; from the coding sequence ATGAACACTGAAATGAGCGCTGAAGCAGTTGCACGCTACTTGCATGACCACCCTGAATTTTTTGATGCGTATACCGATGTGTTAGCGCTCATGACTTTGCCCGACCCGCATACCGGACGTGCCATTTCGATTACCGAAAAACAACTCTTCACGCTGCGCGACAAAGTGCGTACGCTGGAGGCCAAACTCGCCGAGCTCATCACCTTTGGTAACGAAAACGATGCCATCTCCAGCAAGGTGCACGACCTGGCCGTGGCATTGATTGCCGCGCAGGACGAAGCCACCATGGTGCGCGTGATTTACTCCCATCTGGGTGGCGCGTTCTCTGTGCCTCACGTTGCCTTGCGCGTATGGAACATGCCCAGTAGCTTATTGGATGCAGTGACAGACACGACCAAGATCTTTGCTGCAGGTTTAAAACGACCGCTCTGCGGACCCGCTGCCGAGCAGGAATCCGTCACCTGGTTTGGCGAAGCCGCTGCGCATTTGCGGTCGATGGCGCAAGTGCCTTTGCGCGATGCGCACGGCGCATGTTTTGGCCTGCTGGTCATGGCCAGCGAAGAAGCACACCGCTTTTACCCCGCGCTGGGCACGCTGTATCTGGAGCGCATTGGCGATATGGCCTCTGCTGCACTACAACGTGTCTTAGGCGCCTCGCCGTCTGCGCCATCTAACTAG
- the dapF gene encoding diaminopimelate epimerase: MKIRFTKMQGAGNDFVVLDAIRQTFALTTPQIRFIADRHFGIGCDQILVVEKATRPDVDFRYRIFNADGGEVEQCGNGARCFVRFVHEQGLTHKRQIRVETTSGIISPQLEATGEVTVDMGQPRFLPAEIPFISENDALVQTLVVGDTSVEISVVSMGNPHAVQVVADVDTAPVARLGPLIESHVRFPRRVNAGFMQVLDAHTVRLRVYERGAGETLACGTGACAAVVAGIRRQLLTSPVRVITRGGELTIAWNGSDSALDSVLLTGPATTVFTGEIDLPEDFK; this comes from the coding sequence ATGAAAATTCGCTTTACCAAAATGCAGGGCGCGGGCAATGACTTTGTCGTGCTGGATGCCATCCGGCAGACATTTGCGCTGACTACGCCGCAGATACGATTTATCGCCGATCGCCATTTCGGTATTGGTTGCGATCAAATTCTGGTGGTTGAAAAAGCCACCCGGCCCGATGTCGATTTTCGTTATCGCATTTTCAATGCGGATGGTGGCGAGGTGGAGCAATGCGGCAACGGCGCGCGATGCTTTGTGCGATTTGTGCACGAACAGGGATTAACCCACAAGCGGCAGATTCGCGTTGAAACCACCTCGGGAATTATTTCTCCGCAACTCGAAGCCACGGGGGAAGTCACCGTCGATATGGGTCAGCCGCGTTTTTTGCCAGCGGAAATTCCATTTATCAGCGAGAACGATGCCCTTGTGCAAACGCTTGTTGTCGGCGACACATCGGTCGAGATCAGTGTCGTCTCGATGGGCAACCCCCATGCGGTGCAGGTAGTGGCTGACGTTGATACCGCGCCGGTGGCCCGATTGGGGCCATTGATTGAATCCCACGTGCGTTTTCCACGCCGCGTGAATGCCGGCTTCATGCAAGTGCTGGATGCGCACACGGTGCGCTTGCGCGTGTATGAGCGGGGCGCAGGCGAAACCCTGGCCTGCGGTACAGGCGCTTGCGCTGCGGTCGTGGCGGGCATACGTCGCCAATTGCTGACTTCCCCCGTGCGCGTCATCACGCGCGGGGGCGAGTTAACGATCGCCTGGAATGGCAGCGATTCTGCTCTAGACTCGGTTCTGCTAACCGGCCCGGCGACCACTGTTTTTACTGGTGAAATTGATCTACCTGAGGACTTTAAATGA
- a CDS encoding lipid A biosynthesis acyltransferase: protein MTHLLLAVMWLLHWLPLSVLSRLGHGLGWLLYFFVRERRQITLTNLGLCFPQLSAAEKSALARRHFAFFGRNMLELGLWWWASAARIRRLVKITHGERLAACHGRPMILFAPHFVGLDAGWIRLAMDHAMVTIYARAKNRTFDAALRRGRLRFGKTTLFSRQEGVKSVIRPMREGRPFYYLPDMDYGAKDAVFVPFFGVPAATITGLSRLAKLTGATVIPTITRMVGNHYEIEVGEPWTDFPATHPTDAATDNVVADTRRMNAFLETEILRSPAQYYWLHKRFKTRPPGEAGFYGSPRN from the coding sequence ATGACGCATCTGTTATTGGCGGTGATGTGGCTGCTTCACTGGTTGCCATTGTCCGTGCTCTCCCGCTTGGGGCACGGGTTAGGCTGGCTGCTTTACTTTTTTGTGCGTGAGCGGCGACAGATCACGCTCACCAATCTGGGACTGTGCTTTCCACAGCTATCGGCCGCTGAAAAGTCGGCGCTGGCAAGACGCCACTTTGCATTTTTTGGGCGCAACATGCTCGAGCTGGGGTTGTGGTGGTGGGCTTCTGCCGCCCGCATTCGCCGCCTGGTCAAGATCACGCATGGTGAACGTTTAGCCGCCTGTCATGGTCGGCCGATGATATTGTTTGCGCCACATTTTGTGGGCCTGGATGCTGGCTGGATTCGGCTGGCCATGGATCACGCCATGGTGACCATTTATGCGCGAGCGAAAAATCGCACCTTCGATGCCGCATTGCGTCGCGGGCGTTTGCGATTTGGCAAAACCACGCTGTTTTCTCGCCAGGAGGGTGTCAAGTCGGTCATCCGGCCGATGCGCGAAGGACGACCTTTTTACTATCTGCCCGATATGGATTATGGCGCCAAAGATGCCGTGTTCGTGCCTTTTTTTGGCGTGCCTGCCGCCACCATTACCGGCCTGTCACGGCTGGCAAAACTCACTGGCGCAACAGTCATTCCGACCATCACGCGCATGGTGGGAAACCACTATGAAATAGAAGTTGGCGAGCCATGGACTGACTTTCCTGCAACCCATCCCACCGACGCAGCCACAGATAATGTCGTGGCTGATACACGACGCATGAATGCGTTTTTGGAAACTGAAATCCTGCGCTCACCGGCGCAATATTACTGGCTGCACAAACGCTTCAAAACCCGCCCACCGGGTGAGGCGGGTTTTTATGGATCACCCCGAAATTAA
- a CDS encoding lysophospholipid acyltransferase family protein yields MSLLFRLLAYVPLSLLHNLGALLGWLTWLFSPTYRRHLAENLSFAKLTDIKKDAIAEAGKALLELPKIWLRPQAEVINRIAKVSGWDEVEIAATAGRGILFLTPHLGCFEITAQYIAAQKPITVMFRQPKQAWLGPLIAQGRGSNFNLAPADMSGVRRLLKALKQGEAVGMLPDQVPGVGEGVWVPFFGHTAYTMTLAARLAETGATVILTYAERLPYGAGYNLYFLPLSQPLQGDLAHRAAQLNAELEALIRQCPAQYLWGYNRYKVPAGVSRP; encoded by the coding sequence ATGTCTTTGCTGTTTCGTCTGCTGGCCTATGTGCCGCTATCACTACTCCATAATCTGGGGGCGCTGCTCGGCTGGCTGACCTGGCTTTTTTCGCCGACCTATCGCCGCCATCTGGCGGAGAATCTCTCCTTCGCCAAGCTCACTGACATCAAAAAAGACGCCATTGCTGAGGCGGGCAAAGCCCTATTGGAATTACCCAAAATCTGGTTACGTCCGCAGGCAGAAGTTATCAATCGAATAGCCAAAGTGTCGGGCTGGGATGAAGTCGAAATCGCAGCAACAGCAGGCCGCGGCATTCTATTCTTGACGCCACACTTGGGCTGCTTTGAAATCACCGCGCAATACATTGCGGCGCAAAAACCGATTACCGTCATGTTCCGGCAACCCAAACAAGCCTGGCTTGGCCCGCTGATTGCTCAAGGCCGCGGGAGTAATTTCAATCTTGCCCCTGCCGATATGTCTGGAGTCCGGCGCTTACTCAAGGCATTAAAACAGGGCGAAGCCGTCGGCATGTTGCCCGACCAGGTGCCCGGCGTGGGCGAAGGCGTGTGGGTACCTTTTTTTGGTCACACGGCTTACACCATGACATTGGCCGCACGACTGGCAGAAACAGGTGCCACGGTGATACTCACGTATGCCGAACGCTTGCCCTATGGCGCGGGTTACAACCTTTATTTTCTGCCCTTATCGCAACCGTTGCAGGGCGATCTCGCACACCGTGCAGCACAACTCAACGCGGAACTCGAAGCCTTGATCCGCCAATGTCCGGCGCAATATCTGTGGGGTTACAACCGCTATAAGGTTCCGGCGGGAGTCAGCCGTCCATGA
- the metK gene encoding methionine adenosyltransferase, whose translation MSQAYFFTSESVSEGHPDKVADQISDAILDAILAQDPHSRVAAETLCNTGLVVLAGEITTKANVDYINIARDTLKRIGYDNTESGIDYKGCAVLVAYDKQSPDIAQGVNKAYDDDLNQGAGDQGLMFGYACNETTSLMPLPIYLSHRLVERQSQLRRDGRLPWLRPDAKSQVTIRYENGRAHSIDTVVLSTQHSPDVELPQIREAVIEEIIKPMLPKELIKGEIKYLVNPTGRFVIGGPQGDCGLTGRKIIVDTYGGAAPHGGGAFSGKDPSKVDRSAAYAGRYVAKNIVAAGLADKCLVQISYAIGVAQPTSVWVTTQGTGKIADEKIAELVQRHFDLRPKGIVTMLNLLRPIYEKTAAYGHFGRDEPEFTWENTDKAAALRADAGL comes from the coding sequence ATGAGCCAGGCTTATTTTTTCACATCAGAATCCGTTTCCGAAGGTCATCCCGATAAAGTCGCTGACCAGATTTCAGACGCCATCCTTGATGCCATTCTGGCGCAAGACCCCCACTCCCGCGTCGCGGCTGAAACCTTATGCAACACCGGCCTGGTGGTTTTGGCCGGTGAAATTACGACTAAAGCTAACGTCGATTACATCAACATTGCACGCGACACGTTAAAACGTATCGGCTACGACAATACTGAATCGGGTATTGATTACAAGGGCTGCGCTGTGCTGGTGGCCTATGACAAGCAGTCGCCCGACATCGCCCAGGGCGTGAATAAAGCCTACGATGACGACCTCAATCAAGGCGCGGGCGATCAAGGCTTGATGTTTGGCTATGCGTGCAACGAAACCACGTCGCTGATGCCACTGCCTATTTACTTGTCGCACCGTCTGGTGGAACGGCAGTCACAGTTGCGTCGGGATGGACGTTTGCCCTGGTTGCGCCCAGATGCAAAATCGCAAGTCACCATTCGCTATGAAAACGGCCGCGCCCATTCGATTGATACCGTGGTGTTGTCCACTCAACATTCACCGGACGTTGAATTGCCGCAGATTCGTGAAGCGGTGATCGAAGAAATTATCAAGCCGATGCTGCCTAAAGAGTTGATCAAGGGTGAAATCAAATATCTGGTGAATCCCACGGGTCGGTTTGTGATTGGCGGGCCACAGGGTGATTGCGGTTTGACGGGTCGCAAGATCATTGTGGACACCTATGGCGGCGCAGCCCCGCACGGCGGCGGTGCGTTCTCCGGGAAGGATCCGTCAAAAGTTGACCGTTCTGCCGCTTATGCTGGCCGCTACGTGGCCAAGAACATTGTGGCCGCCGGATTGGCGGATAAATGCCTGGTGCAGATTTCCTACGCGATTGGTGTGGCGCAGCCTACCTCGGTGTGGGTGACGACACAAGGCACGGGCAAGATTGCCGATGAAAAAATAGCCGAGCTCGTGCAACGCCATTTTGATCTTCGCCCCAAAGGCATTGTCACGATGCTGAATTTATTGCGGCCGATTTATGAAAAAACTGCGGCCTATGGTCACTTTGGGAGGGATGAGCCCGAATTCACGTGGGAAAATACCGATAAAGCAGCCGCGCTCCGCGCGGATGCCGGGCTGTAG
- a CDS encoding DUF2237 family protein — protein MQDLAKNVLGGVLQACSTDPMTGFLRTGCCQVTDEDVGNHGICTVMTADFLAFSAAQGNDLSTPRPEFEFPGLKPGDRWCLCSARWQEALRAGKAPQVVLEATSVAALEIVRLEDLQRYAADINQEKS, from the coding sequence ATGCAAGATCTGGCAAAAAATGTTCTCGGGGGTGTGCTGCAGGCATGCAGCACTGACCCCATGACGGGATTTCTGCGTACTGGCTGTTGCCAGGTGACGGATGAAGACGTGGGCAACCATGGCATCTGCACCGTGATGACGGCAGATTTTTTGGCTTTTTCAGCGGCGCAAGGTAATGATCTTTCCACGCCACGGCCTGAGTTTGAGTTTCCCGGCTTGAAACCGGGCGATCGCTGGTGTTTGTGTTCTGCACGCTGGCAAGAAGCGTTGCGTGCAGGAAAAGCACCGCAGGTGGTGCTAGAAGCCACCTCAGTGGCTGCACTCGAGATTGTTCGGCTGGAAGATTTGCAGCGCTATGCCGCAGACATCAACCAGGAGAAATCATGA
- a CDS encoding glutathione peroxidase, with product MTTLHEFTVPDIHGVPRPLSDYQGKVLLIVNVASRCGFTPQYAGLEALWRQYHAQGLVVLGFPCNQFGGQEPDDEAAISDFCSTTYDVTFPLFAKVEVNGDSAHPLWQHLKKSAPGILGSEAIKWNFTKFLVDGEGLVVERYAPTTKPAEISRDIERLLQSTTPST from the coding sequence ATGACCACACTGCATGAATTCACCGTGCCAGATATTCATGGCGTGCCACGCCCGCTGAGCGATTATCAAGGCAAGGTGTTGCTGATCGTCAATGTCGCCAGTCGGTGTGGTTTTACGCCGCAGTACGCCGGACTCGAAGCGCTGTGGCGTCAGTATCACGCGCAAGGCTTGGTGGTGCTGGGCTTTCCGTGCAACCAGTTTGGTGGCCAGGAGCCGGATGATGAAGCGGCTATTAGTGATTTTTGCAGCACAACCTATGACGTAACGTTCCCGCTCTTTGCCAAGGTGGAAGTGAATGGCGACAGTGCACATCCGCTATGGCAGCATCTTAAAAAATCCGCGCCCGGCATTTTGGGTAGCGAGGCCATCAAATGGAATTTCACCAAATTTCTGGTGGATGGCGAAGGCTTGGTCGTTGAGCGCTACGCGCCCACAACCAAGCCTGCAGAAATAAGCCGCGATATTGAACGACTGCTTCAATCGACCACGCCATCGACGTAA
- a CDS encoding YchJ family protein, translating to MRSRYTAYVLNNEAYLLATWHASTQPTALNLTTQSIAQPSTQWLGLEVKTQDATGDSASVEFVIRYRINGRAVRLHEISRFVRKEGCWYYVDGVVD from the coding sequence ATGCGTTCGCGATACACCGCCTATGTGCTAAATAACGAGGCGTATCTGCTGGCAACCTGGCACGCTTCAACACAGCCGACAGCATTGAACCTGACCACACAATCCATCGCACAGCCCTCCACACAATGGCTGGGGCTGGAAGTAAAAACACAGGATGCAACAGGTGATTCAGCCAGCGTTGAATTCGTCATCCGCTACCGCATCAATGGACGCGCGGTACGGCTGCATGAGATCAGCCGCTTTGTGCGCAAAGAAGGCTGCTGGTATTACGTCGATGGCGTGGTCGATTGA